The proteins below are encoded in one region of Sphingobacterium sp. R2:
- a CDS encoding MauE/DoxX family redox-associated membrane protein has product MEANKTGHIIYKVIRAAMILFWVYVGMEKLWQLGAFKIALEQQPLISYLAPVLYWLLPLVEISIGALLGLPARRLQHWGWIASTIMVTLFSIYIALGVLDVYEKKPCMCTSFLSNISWTAHLFFNLVILGLSLAGQILNRKVLLHGRNNLSNKTAVGLFLTVILATGIVSYKNATFKPTHEFWFIPDSIHHSPVYDSVSRPIVGSLAYRYDRYTEPYRKQLFTKSLQANNFTINYWLAIQKGG; this is encoded by the coding sequence ATGGAAGCGAATAAAACTGGACACATCATATATAAAGTCATCCGGGCAGCAATGATACTTTTTTGGGTCTATGTGGGGATGGAGAAACTCTGGCAGCTCGGGGCATTCAAGATCGCTCTTGAGCAGCAGCCCTTGATCAGTTATCTGGCACCAGTGCTTTATTGGCTACTTCCGTTGGTGGAAATTAGCATCGGAGCTTTGCTTGGGTTGCCTGCCCGCCGCTTACAGCATTGGGGCTGGATAGCATCGACTATCATGGTCACCTTATTTTCGATTTATATTGCCCTTGGCGTCCTCGATGTATATGAAAAGAAACCCTGTATGTGTACCAGCTTTCTCAGTAATATTTCCTGGACAGCGCATCTGTTCTTTAACCTCGTTATTCTTGGCCTATCGCTAGCAGGACAAATACTCAATCGTAAGGTTTTGCTACACGGCCGAAACAACTTAAGCAATAAGACCGCTGTCGGCCTCTTTCTCACGGTTATTCTAGCAACAGGAATTGTAAGCTATAAAAACGCAACATTTAAACCAACACATGAATTCTGGTTTATACCAGACAGCATACACCATTCTCCAGTATATGACAGCGTCAGTAGGCCTATAGTAGGCAGCCTGGCATACAGATACGATCGGTACACAGAACCGTACCGAAAACAATTATTTACCAAAAGTTTGCAGGCCAACAACTTTACTATCAATTATTGGCTTGCAATACAGAAAGGAGGGTAG
- a CDS encoding SusC/RagA family TonB-linked outer membrane protein translates to MKVLLTALFTSVLFFMGKAQEKMWVQGTIVSAKDGRELVGASIRNKTLHNQAASSLKGKFAIQVGDHKDSLLISCIGYLDRTVVAGFFEKNKVLALSVKETYLEEAIVSTGYQTLKANEVTGAIDVVDNKMLSQQVGTNILDRLNNMTTAIRFDNQPIQNADLQKLNISVRGLSTINGNLDPLIVLDGFIYEGDISNIDPNNIESVSILKDAAASAIWGARAGNGVIVMTSKKGAFSKEQKTKITLSNTVILKENSDLNKIYQPQNADFIALEKYLFEKGYYDSELLYQPYLAQSPVIDLLDRRKRNLISPADSASGIAKLLVQNGRQNYMDAFYNVPFVNQHALNISGGGARNSYGFGIGYTGNKSELDAFDRKINIQLSNSFRPTDNLQLDLQVLYTNQDSRKGKPEFSSLGYSSMQAPYLQFLNEDGGEIPFEKEYRASYLKENYTSGYLPWEYYPLSEYKYAKDRRQTNEWFSSLNLKYKVLPYLHLNVGGQIQQQRTENNELNTLESYEARKWINEFTIIGTGSTATKYNIPLGGIKRYSAAEGRSYTLRGQIDFNKSFGRHLLVGILGGEARENRSNTNSYTAYGYNELPMSSTSVDFVTRFPTLPDDGIRRIPGAPQFFKNVNRFVSLYTNISDRFMDRYGLSMSLRKDGANIFGASTNDKWSPLWSVGGSWDIYKEAFFKLALFDYLKLRTTYGTSGNVDLRRSPDPIAYIGSATYTSYPMYQISTLNDPLLKWERVATTNFGLDFSVRKGRLSGRIDYYVKKGKDLYGLSEYDYTAWGLQGTVVKNLAGMRGQGFDIDLNLKNTSGKVNWDTRMILSLNRNKTTQYYNLQNSVTSFLSSGNSITPIVGKPLNALAAYKWMGLNEFGEAQGLLDGQLSTNYTAIRNQADALPEGNESIVYFGSSKPQSFGNIINTLAWKSLIFSINVSFKGDYYVRRPVTSYFSLFANGTAYPDFDQRWQQPGDEQLTQVPGMKFPIKSMSDAFYQYADINVYKGDHLRLEYVSLTWQGKYTVGNRAFNMGVSANAANLGVLWRANKIGIDPEFPYRLSPPKTFSIGLKIDY, encoded by the coding sequence ATGAAAGTGTTGTTGACAGCGCTTTTTACAAGCGTATTGTTTTTCATGGGCAAGGCTCAGGAAAAAATGTGGGTACAGGGTACAATTGTTTCAGCGAAAGATGGCAGGGAGCTAGTGGGGGCATCTATCCGGAACAAAACTTTGCATAATCAGGCTGCAAGTTCACTGAAAGGAAAATTTGCTATTCAGGTAGGTGATCATAAAGATTCTTTATTGATCAGTTGTATTGGTTATCTAGATAGGACAGTAGTAGCCGGATTTTTTGAGAAGAATAAGGTGTTAGCCCTTTCTGTCAAAGAGACTTATCTCGAAGAGGCTATTGTCAGTACCGGTTATCAGACATTGAAAGCCAATGAGGTGACAGGGGCCATTGATGTAGTCGATAATAAGATGCTCAGTCAGCAGGTGGGAACTAATATTCTGGATAGGCTCAATAATATGACAACAGCAATTCGTTTCGACAATCAGCCGATACAAAATGCTGACCTGCAGAAACTGAATATCTCTGTTCGAGGTTTGAGTACAATTAACGGAAATCTGGATCCGCTAATTGTGCTAGACGGCTTTATCTATGAGGGGGATATCAGTAATATTGATCCCAATAATATTGAAAGTGTCTCCATCCTGAAAGATGCTGCGGCGAGTGCCATATGGGGGGCGCGCGCCGGGAACGGTGTTATCGTCATGACTTCAAAAAAAGGTGCTTTTTCCAAAGAGCAGAAGACAAAAATAACATTGTCAAATACAGTGATTTTGAAGGAAAATAGCGATCTGAATAAAATTTATCAGCCCCAAAATGCGGATTTTATCGCACTCGAAAAATATCTTTTTGAAAAGGGGTATTACGATTCGGAATTGCTATACCAGCCGTATCTGGCACAGTCGCCAGTGATCGACCTATTGGATAGACGCAAGCGCAACCTGATTTCTCCGGCAGATTCGGCCAGCGGTATAGCTAAACTCTTGGTACAAAATGGAAGACAAAACTATATGGATGCTTTTTATAATGTTCCGTTTGTCAATCAGCACGCGCTGAATATCTCGGGCGGGGGGGCACGCAATTCGTATGGTTTTGGTATTGGGTATACGGGGAATAAATCCGAACTGGATGCTTTTGATAGAAAGATCAATATCCAGCTGTCCAATAGTTTCAGACCTACCGACAATTTACAGTTGGATCTCCAGGTGCTGTATACTAATCAGGATAGCAGAAAAGGCAAACCTGAATTCTCATCGTTAGGCTATAGCAGTATGCAGGCGCCATATCTTCAGTTTCTAAATGAGGATGGTGGTGAAATCCCATTTGAAAAGGAATATAGGGCCAGTTATCTGAAAGAAAACTATACAAGTGGTTATCTGCCATGGGAATACTATCCACTGTCGGAATACAAATATGCGAAAGACCGACGGCAGACTAATGAATGGTTTTCTAGCCTGAACCTGAAATATAAGGTATTGCCTTACCTACACCTGAATGTCGGTGGACAGATTCAGCAGCAGCGTACAGAAAATAACGAATTGAATACTTTGGAAAGTTATGAAGCACGTAAGTGGATCAATGAATTTACCATCATCGGTACTGGTAGCACAGCTACAAAATATAACATTCCACTTGGTGGTATAAAACGATACTCCGCTGCTGAGGGCAGGTCGTATACGCTACGTGGTCAAATTGATTTTAACAAATCCTTTGGTCGGCATCTACTGGTCGGTATTCTTGGTGGCGAGGCACGGGAGAATAGGTCGAACACCAATTCCTATACGGCCTATGGATACAATGAACTGCCGATGTCGAGCACTTCGGTAGACTTTGTAACTCGTTTTCCAACGCTGCCAGATGATGGGATACGACGGATACCGGGAGCGCCGCAATTTTTTAAAAATGTAAATCGATTTGTATCACTTTATACCAATATAAGCGACCGGTTTATGGACCGCTATGGCCTATCGATGAGTTTACGGAAAGACGGCGCTAATATCTTTGGCGCATCGACCAATGATAAATGGTCGCCGCTCTGGTCCGTAGGCGGATCTTGGGACATTTATAAGGAGGCTTTCTTTAAGCTGGCTCTGTTTGATTATCTAAAATTAAGGACAACCTATGGAACCAGTGGTAACGTCGATCTAAGACGGTCTCCAGATCCAATTGCCTACATCGGTTCGGCAACCTACACCAGCTATCCAATGTATCAGATAAGTACCTTAAACGATCCTTTGCTAAAATGGGAAAGAGTGGCAACTACTAACTTTGGTCTGGATTTTTCAGTAAGAAAGGGAAGATTGTCCGGACGTATTGACTATTATGTAAAAAAAGGTAAAGATCTATATGGATTGAGCGAATACGATTATACGGCGTGGGGCTTACAGGGTACAGTTGTCAAGAATTTGGCAGGAATGCGAGGGCAAGGTTTTGACATTGACTTAAATTTAAAGAATACAAGCGGAAAGGTCAACTGGGATACGCGAATGATATTAAGCCTGAATAGGAACAAAACAACGCAATATTATAACCTGCAAAACAGTGTCACATCCTTTCTATCGAGCGGAAATTCCATCACACCGATCGTCGGTAAACCGCTGAACGCATTGGCGGCTTATAAATGGATGGGGTTGAATGAATTTGGGGAAGCGCAGGGCCTGCTGGATGGGCAGCTAAGCACAAACTATACAGCCATACGTAATCAGGCCGATGCATTACCAGAAGGAAATGAGAGTATCGTGTATTTTGGATCCTCCAAACCGCAGTCCTTTGGGAATATAATCAACACACTGGCTTGGAAGTCTTTGATTTTTTCTATCAATGTCAGTTTTAAGGGGGACTATTACGTCAGGCGTCCCGTGACGTCCTATTTTTCATTGTTTGCCAACGGTACGGCCTACCCAGACTTTGATCAGCGATGGCAGCAGCCGGGGGATGAACAGCTTACGCAGGTTCCTGGTATGAAATTTCCCATAAAATCAATGTCGGATGCATTCTATCAATATGCTGATATCAATGTCTATAAAGGGGATCATTTGCGGCTGGAGTATGTTTCGTTGACCTGGCAAGGTAAGTATACCGTCGGAAATCGTGCATTTAATATGGGGGTGTCGGCAAACGCGGCCAATCTGGGGGTACTATGGCGTGCAAATAAGATTGGTATCGACCCAGAATTTCCGTACCGATTAAGTCCACCAAAGACATTTTCCATCGGATTAAAAATTGATTATTGA
- a CDS encoding helix-turn-helix domain-containing protein encodes MEQKSNRLLILDVEQKKIGIRFKQIRKSMGYSSHESFAYDYNLDRAQYGKIEAGSSNMTLKVLIKHLNAIGYSLSEFFDQKYYEISDAQNE; translated from the coding sequence ATGGAGCAAAAAAGCAATAGATTATTGATTCTTGATGTTGAACAAAAGAAAATTGGAATACGTTTCAAACAGATAAGAAAAAGCATGGGATATTCAAGTCACGAAAGCTTCGCCTATGATTATAACCTTGATAGAGCACAATACGGTAAAATTGAAGCAGGCTCATCTAATATGACACTTAAGGTTTTAATTAAACATTTAAATGCAATCGGTTATTCTTTGAGTGAATTTTTCGACCAAAAGTATTACGAAATTTCCGACGCTCAAAATGAGTAA
- a CDS encoding TlpA family protein disulfide reductase, translating into MKHCLSAAIAQFTQLLRKHVRLKKRCSSEIQNQIKTAVSSGSLRLLFEDRSTLRRINVDSSSGTLRLLFDCASTPTRSAVEALPKPSRRNDKPVPNMSRISLEAEPKASRPGGEVSPSRGFFLTNFAPASAFHAIGIKFSLGSHRTTPIKTRCRPDENLMKCKNSVGIAQKLVDYSLAQETHRLDYSATLGSPLLSPCYTQGQLNDCTRPTQQKQAFQQVGNDRLTYRVESERFVLRCFKSICKAFVFRVNTLAGSVGVVVQRALKCFLSVADYKCAYRIILTCLFLCLVSMFSLSAQTPSKNSGADGLSDLVALKSGDKIPDAVWNQSLELHYFNGQKKTIKFADLKGKLILLDFWSTGCPSCIEGIPDMELIQQRFKDKVQVVMVNSKRNRDTPERIKKRFKKYKEDFNYTPVLPTILNDTLFTSLFPHNTLPTIGIINPEGEFVLNSYASSITEDIIKDFLKTGVSSRFIEKSEIQNTARINTRPLVDTTGLLFCSVMSGYRENYLGVYPAVSYSEGNSLFQVGNYFLNTCYQLAFPNAFKGVQSNLFVFDDQINKKFINLIYDFKTTKGQFWYQLYLRDSITQELAFDYFRNALIERFHVAVERKKGTVAAYALSLDGSRPLWKTKGGMYMNSVDKGNESLIMQNMPLNGVIGFIRSVLDKPVIFEGKSSERIDLRLPGNFLDLSIKEKIAALEQHGIRLTPTQYNGEYPYFYTVSTKHTK; encoded by the coding sequence GTGAAACACTGCTTAAGTGCAGCTATAGCGCAATTTACGCAGCTGTTGCGTAAGCATGTTAGACTAAAAAAGCGCTGTAGCAGTGAAATTCAAAATCAAATTAAAACAGCCGTTTCCTCGGGCAGCCTTCGGCTTCTGTTTGAGGATCGTTCGACACTGCGTCGTATCAACGTCGACTCTTCTTCGGGAACGCTTCGACTGTTGTTCGACTGCGCTTCGACTCCTACCCGAAGCGCAGTCGAAGCCCTGCCGAAGCCGAGTCGAAGAAATGACAAGCCTGTCCCGAATATGTCCCGAATAAGTCTCGAAGCCGAGCCGAAGGCCAGCCGACCAGGGGGAGAGGTATCACCTTCTAGGGGCTTTTTCCTGACCAACTTCGCCCCGGCTTCTGCCTTTCATGCAATTGGCATCAAGTTTTCATTGGGATCTCATCGGACCACACCGATCAAAACCCGATGCCGACCCGATGAAAACTTGATGAAATGTAAAAATTCGGTAGGAATTGCTCAAAAGCTGGTCGACTATAGCTTGGCACAAGAAACACACAGGCTTGACTATAGCGCGACCCTAGGTTCACCCTTGCTAAGCCCTTGTTATACACAAGGACAACTAAACGATTGCACAAGACCCACACAACAAAAGCAAGCTTTTCAGCAGGTGGGAAATGACAGATTGACTTATAGAGTAGAATCTGAACGCTTTGTTTTAAGGTGTTTTAAGTCGATCTGTAAGGCTTTTGTGTTTCGAGTTAATACTTTGGCTGGATCAGTAGGTGTAGTCGTTCAGCGGGCTTTAAAATGCTTTTTATCTGTTGCAGATTATAAATGTGCCTATCGCATCATTTTGACATGCTTGTTTTTATGTTTAGTTTCTATGTTTAGTTTATCAGCTCAGACGCCCAGCAAGAACAGCGGGGCCGATGGGCTATCTGATCTCGTTGCACTAAAATCGGGCGATAAGATCCCGGATGCGGTATGGAACCAGTCGCTCGAACTCCACTATTTTAATGGTCAAAAGAAAACAATCAAATTCGCTGATCTGAAAGGAAAGCTGATCTTGTTAGACTTCTGGTCAACTGGCTGCCCTAGTTGCATTGAAGGAATTCCCGACATGGAATTGATCCAGCAGCGCTTTAAGGATAAGGTACAGGTTGTGATGGTCAATAGTAAACGAAATAGAGATACCCCAGAGCGTATAAAAAAGCGTTTTAAGAAATATAAAGAGGACTTTAATTACACGCCGGTATTACCAACAATATTGAATGACACGTTGTTTACGTCACTTTTTCCGCATAATACGTTGCCAACGATAGGGATTATTAATCCCGAAGGTGAATTTGTCCTCAATTCATACGCAAGTTCTATCACAGAGGATATTATCAAAGATTTTTTGAAAACTGGAGTGTCAAGCCGATTTATTGAAAAATCGGAAATCCAAAATACTGCCCGGATAAACACACGGCCTTTGGTCGATACAACGGGACTTCTATTTTGCTCGGTGATGTCGGGTTATCGAGAAAATTATCTCGGTGTGTATCCCGCTGTGTCCTATAGCGAAGGGAATTCACTGTTTCAGGTGGGGAATTACTTTCTGAATACCTGTTATCAGCTGGCTTTTCCAAATGCATTCAAAGGGGTACAATCGAACCTTTTCGTTTTTGATGATCAGATTAACAAGAAATTTATCAATCTCATATACGATTTTAAAACAACAAAAGGACAGTTTTGGTATCAGCTCTACCTGCGCGATAGTATCACACAGGAGTTAGCATTCGATTATTTTAGAAATGCTTTGATTGAACGGTTTCATGTTGCTGTTGAGCGAAAAAAAGGTACTGTTGCGGCATACGCACTTTCGCTGGATGGATCGCGTCCACTATGGAAAACCAAGGGCGGAATGTATATGAATAGTGTGGATAAAGGCAATGAATCTTTGATCATGCAAAATATGCCCCTAAATGGTGTGATTGGTTTTATCAGGTCTGTTTTGGACAAGCCGGTAATTTTTGAGGGTAAAAGTTCCGAACGGATTGATCTGCGTTTGCCGGGAAACTTTCTTGATCTGTCTATCAAAGAAAAGATAGCTGCGCTGGAACAGCATGGCATAAGGCTTACGCCAACACAATACAATGGTGAATATCCTTATTTCTACACCGTATCTACTAAACATACGAAGTAA
- a CDS encoding RagB/SusD family nutrient uptake outer membrane protein yields the protein MMKRFLNILWLGVVVFSLSACQKYLEVQSNYGLAVPNSLDDLQKLLDDSQIMNLKFPSFGEASADNYYLSQSAYDALLDYGQQTYIWQNDHMNFGNDWSSSYNTIYNSNLVLDRIKKSNRNESNANQYDAIYASAKFYRASQYLALLWTYSKAYTQDSKTDMGIVLRNSSDFHEQSYRSSIAECYENVITDLKESSLMLPEKTSHVMRPNKYAAYATLARAYLSMQVYDSAHYYVDLALKYNADLLDFNNLSEVKMTASYPFTIFNKETLFYAELLVSINLTSSRALTDTLLYRSYESNDLRRSAYFKVAADGTTTFKGSYAGSSKMFSGIAMDELYLMRAECNVRMGNVEAGMADLNHLLGYRYKTGTFIPYVIKDKREALALILKERRKELLYRGLRWMDLKRLNAEGAEILITRKLNGQLITLQPNSNAYALPLPQDIIRLTGMQQNPK from the coding sequence ATGATGAAAAGATTTCTTAACATATTGTGGCTAGGGGTAGTTGTTTTCTCCTTGTCCGCCTGTCAAAAATATTTAGAGGTGCAGTCAAACTATGGTTTGGCTGTACCCAATAGCTTGGACGACTTACAAAAGCTACTGGATGATAGCCAGATCATGAATCTGAAGTTTCCTTCTTTTGGGGAAGCTTCGGCAGATAATTATTACCTGAGCCAATCCGCATATGATGCATTGCTTGACTATGGCCAGCAGACTTATATCTGGCAGAATGATCATATGAATTTCGGAAATGACTGGTCCTCCTCTTATAATACGATTTACAATAGCAATCTTGTGTTGGACCGTATAAAAAAGAGCAATCGAAATGAAAGTAATGCTAATCAGTATGATGCCATTTATGCTTCTGCTAAATTTTATCGGGCAAGCCAATATCTGGCTTTATTATGGACTTATTCAAAAGCCTATACCCAAGATTCAAAAACAGATATGGGTATTGTGCTGCGGAACAGTTCGGATTTTCATGAGCAATCGTATCGGTCATCCATAGCGGAGTGCTACGAAAATGTAATTACAGATCTGAAAGAATCTAGTCTTATGCTTCCTGAGAAAACCAGTCATGTCATGCGTCCCAATAAGTATGCGGCTTATGCTACATTGGCTCGTGCTTACCTATCGATGCAGGTCTACGATTCGGCCCATTATTATGTTGATCTAGCCCTAAAGTACAATGCTGACCTGCTCGATTTTAATAATTTATCGGAAGTAAAGATGACAGCGTCCTACCCATTTACGATTTTTAATAAAGAGACTTTATTTTATGCTGAATTATTAGTAAGTATCAATTTGACAAGTTCGCGCGCATTGACCGATACGCTCCTGTATCGTTCTTATGAAAGTAATGATCTGCGCAGGTCAGCATACTTTAAAGTAGCAGCCGATGGAACGACTACTTTCAAAGGCAGTTACGCAGGATCTTCTAAGATGTTTTCGGGAATAGCAATGGACGAGCTGTATCTTATGCGTGCGGAATGCAATGTGAGAATGGGGAATGTAGAGGCAGGAATGGCAGACTTAAACCATCTACTCGGGTATCGCTATAAAACGGGCACATTTATTCCTTATGTGATAAAAGACAAAAGAGAAGCACTGGCTTTAATCCTAAAAGAGCGAAGAAAGGAATTGCTGTATAGGGGGCTAAGATGGATGGACCTAAAGCGGTTGAATGCAGAAGGAGCGGAGATTTTAATAACAAGAAAACTAAATGGGCAACTGATTACTTTACAGCCAAACTCCAACGCTTATGCACTTCCTCTTCCTCAAGATATTATTAGATTGACGGGAATGCAACAAAATCCGAAATAA
- a CDS encoding restriction endonuclease subunit S: protein MKGLEVSEILKSNLEYSGRIDAEYYKPGYLKFESLVKSKKGGVLSEKVSFLIGPFGSAFTVDNYVEEPVYRYIRGKDVKPLKLMNDDNVYMSKEHYNSLSRYHLRENDVMVSVVGTIGNAAIIQKQDLPAVFSCKNTVIRSSEINPKYLLAYLNSKYGRELLHRKERGAIQKGLNLDDLKNLDIFLASVKFENAIEKIFDISNLNINASMQQYSQAERLLLEILGLHDIQLSTDAVNIKSFKESFFKTGRLDAEYYQPKYEQLEKYIKFLEYKRLGSIVKIRKSIEPGSDAYQGEGIPFVRISNLNKFGVSTPDIYLDKQLFENVIRPKKNTILLSKDGSVGIAYKIEEDADYITSGAILHLEVTDVNILPDYLTLVLNSIVVKMQSERDAGGSIIQHWKPSEIEQAIIPIVDLNKQQEIVDLVRESFKLRAKSENLLKVAMRAVEIAIEYNEDKAIEYVDENNQ from the coding sequence TTGAAAGGGCTAGAAGTAAGTGAGATATTAAAATCTAATTTAGAATATAGTGGTAGAATTGATGCAGAATATTATAAACCAGGGTATTTAAAATTCGAAAGTTTAGTGAAAAGTAAAAAGGGAGGAGTGCTTTCTGAAAAGGTGAGTTTCCTTATTGGTCCTTTTGGCTCCGCGTTTACTGTAGATAACTATGTTGAAGAGCCAGTCTATAGATACATAAGGGGTAAAGATGTCAAACCTTTAAAGCTGATGAATGATGACAATGTATACATGTCTAAAGAACATTATAATAGTTTGTCAAGATACCACTTAAGAGAAAATGATGTGATGGTTTCTGTAGTCGGTACAATAGGAAATGCAGCAATTATTCAAAAGCAGGATTTACCTGCAGTTTTTAGTTGTAAAAATACTGTAATTAGATCATCAGAAATAAATCCTAAATATTTGTTAGCATATTTAAATTCCAAATATGGAAGAGAATTGCTGCATCGGAAAGAAAGAGGGGCTATTCAGAAAGGTTTAAATTTAGATGATCTTAAAAATTTAGATATCTTCTTAGCTTCAGTAAAATTTGAAAACGCAATTGAGAAAATATTTGATATTTCTAATTTAAATATAAACGCTTCAATGCAACAATATTCTCAAGCTGAAAGATTATTATTAGAGATACTAGGTTTACATGATATTCAATTATCTACTGATGCTGTAAACATAAAATCTTTTAAGGAAAGTTTTTTTAAAACAGGTCGTTTGGATGCTGAATATTATCAACCTAAGTATGAGCAGTTAGAAAAATATATTAAATTTTTGGAATACAAGAGATTAGGTTCTATAGTTAAGATAAGAAAGTCAATAGAGCCAGGTTCGGATGCATATCAAGGAGAAGGCATACCTTTTGTTAGAATCTCAAACTTGAATAAATTTGGAGTTTCTACTCCTGATATCTATCTGGATAAACAATTATTTGAAAATGTTATTCGTCCTAAAAAAAATACGATATTGCTTTCAAAAGATGGTTCAGTGGGTATAGCATATAAAATAGAAGAGGATGCAGACTATATAACTTCTGGGGCTATATTGCATTTAGAAGTGACTGATGTAAATATTTTGCCTGACTATTTAACTTTAGTATTGAATTCAATTGTCGTTAAAATGCAGTCTGAACGTGATGCAGGTGGCTCGATTATACAACACTGGAAACCTTCGGAAATAGAGCAGGCTATTATTCCTATAGTTGATCTTAATAAGCAGCAAGAAATCGTTGACCTAGTAAGGGAAAGCTTTAAATTACGAGCTAAAAGTGAGAATCTGTTGAAAGTAGCTATGCGAGCTGTAGAAATTGCTATAGAATACAATGAAGATAAGGCTATTGAGTATGTTGATGAGAATAATCAATGA